The DNA segment CGCTGAATCCGAAGAGCTGACGTCGGCCGTTCAGTCCTGCTCCAGCGCCTCCATAAACTTCCGCCAGACCGTCTCGTCCCGCAACAACCCGATGAGAACCGGCATGGCTGCCTGGGTAGTCAGATCCGGGTGGCGCTCCTGGGCACGAAATAACTGTCCCTGAAACTCCCGGTGTACGGCCAGGGGCACCCGCGCACCCAGCATCTTGGTGCGTCCGTCCGTCGGCACAGGAGCCGCGAGAGCTTCGCGGCCATCTTCTGCGGCTGCCGGGACATCGGGCAACGTTTCCTGACGGCGTGTCTTGGCGGCGTTCTTGAGGTCCTTGAGGCTCATCGGCTCTGCTCCATCCGCTGAAATAACTCTTCAGTGACGGCAAGGTAGTCCTCCCAGCAACTGCGGGCGAGTTTGTTGGTCTTCACATCACGCACCAGCACGGACTGCTCGCTGGCGTCTTTGAAAGCGTCAGATACCCGGACAGTGGCGGCCATGACGGGAAGACCGAGTTCCTCAAGTACAGTGCGGGCCGTGTCCAAACGCTTGCCTGGCTTGGCCATAGTGAACAGCACGCCAAACGCCTGGTGCCCTAAGTCGCCCAAGGCTTCGGCGGTCTGGGCCATCGCGTCCAGGCTCATGTACTCCACGTTGGTCGGTAACAGCAGGAAATCGGAAGCCT comes from the Deinococcus detaillensis genome and includes:
- a CDS encoding ParA family protein, encoding MSRLLISLASLKGGVGKTTSAIHIAGCLTERLGAGVAVVDRDRTRSATSWSRGSKLPFFVGTQDAVFKRADEFTTLVIDSRGGLENDELQEMAEASDFLLLPTNVEYMSLDAMAQTAEALGDLGHQAFGVLFTMAKPGKRLDTARTVLEELGLPVMAATVRVSDAFKDASEQSVLVRDVKTNKLARSCWEDYLAVTEELFQRMEQSR